Proteins from a genomic interval of Streptomyces sp. Tu6071:
- the gatC gene encoding Asp-tRNA(Asn)/Glu-tRNA(Gln) amidotransferase subunit GatC, whose amino-acid sequence MPGITREEVAHLARLARLELSAEELEHFAGQLDDILGAVARVSEIADQDVPPTSHPLPLTNVMRADEVRPSLTPQQALSGAPAQEQQRFKVPQILGED is encoded by the coding sequence ATGCCTGGCATTACGCGCGAGGAGGTAGCTCACCTCGCACGGCTGGCGCGCCTGGAGCTGTCCGCGGAGGAGCTGGAGCACTTCGCAGGACAGCTGGACGACATTCTCGGCGCGGTGGCCCGCGTCTCCGAGATCGCCGACCAGGACGTACCGCCGACCTCTCACCCGTTGCCGCTGACCAATGTCATGCGCGCGGACGAGGTCCGACCCTCGCTCACCCCCCAGCAGGCGCTCTCCGGGGCCCCCGCGCAGGAGCAGCAGCGATTCAAGGTTCCCCAGATCCTCGGGGAGGACTGA